A window of Primulina tabacum isolate GXHZ01 chromosome 4, ASM2559414v2, whole genome shotgun sequence contains these coding sequences:
- the LOC142541553 gene encoding uncharacterized protein LOC142541553 codes for MGTSKMSIMAAKRGAVTLDDDDDYDEQDEDPEFLGAPMYESELAPASYIENARQHPRAVPVLSDKHILPTSGKQEASDEEKGKPFSPRKTISETVSEKFAPAYATVSDATHTIASKIAGLTVTSPESQEILRNSSKIHGGAQDTAADVECISVAPHANYDTKKLSDTSGNLVKSGGSPQKWDKGVSMKEYFLNKLEPGEDEKALSQAITEAISPRKSATSDAGVVDKLKEAVTSFFLHEEQSNSMAKAGSSAYIRPVSSDIPTYAQQNRISTNTCPSKVSKSASANYSRHIPISANVHEECAEENLGRILQTN; via the exons ATGGGGACGAGCAAGATGAGCATAATGGCCGCCAAGCGTGGGGCAGTTACCTTGGACGATGACGATGACTACGATGAACAAGACGAGGATCCTGAATTTCTAGGAGCTCCAA TGTATGAATCGGAATTGGCTCCTGCTAGCTACATAGAGAATGCAAGGCAACATCCAAGAGCGGTTCCTGTGCTTTCTGATAAACATATATTGCCTACCAGTGGCAAACAGGAAGCATCAGATGAAGAAAAAGGCAAGCCCTTTAGCCCAAGAAAGACCATCAGCGAAACCGTTTCCGAGAAGTTTGCTCCAGCATATGCCACGGTTTCTGATGCAACTCACACAATTGCATCAAAGATTGCTGGCCTAACTGTGACAAGTCCTGAATCGCAAGAAATATTAAGAAATTCTTCCAAGATTCATGGAGGTGCACAAGATACTGCAGCAGATGTTGAATGCATTTCTGTTGCGCCACATGCAAATTATGATACCAAGAAACTGAGTGACACCTCTGGAAATTTAGTTAAATCTGGTGGCAGCCCTCAAAAGTGGGACAAAGGTGTTTCAATGAAAGAGTACTTCTTGAATAAGCTGGAGCCTGGAGAGGACGAAAAGGCTCTATCACAGGCTATAACAGAAGCCATAAGCCCAAGGAAAAGTGCCACTAGCGATGCAGGTGTGGTGGATAAGCTTAAAGAGGCTGTAACTTCATTTTTCCTGCATGAAGAGCAATCGAACTCAATGGCAAAGGCAGGAAGCTCAGCTTATATTCGCCCCGTCTCCTCAGATATTCCAACTTACGCTCAACAGAATCGAATCTCAACCAATACATGTCCCTCAAAAGTTTCCAAATCTGCTAGTGCTAACTACTCACGTCATATCCCAATTTCAGCCAATGTCCACGAAG AGTGTGCAGAAGAAAATCTAGGAAGGATACTGCAAACCAATTAA